aatataatagtatttcattcagaataaaatataaataaatttagaaaatttatatattttgtatatgaTGTtaaaattctcatttaactaagattaacattttatttaaacaactatgaagtaaattaaaattaacaaaaaaagttaattatataattttgaaagagaTATATACTCTTAATATAAActtattttacatatataacAACTAATAATAACTCGTGAAGTCacctttaaattttaattatatattcaatactgttaaaataaaattaatatttagagatagaaatattataaagaaaaagttgattattgatatatttcTGTCTGCTATCTTTCTCTGTCCACTTTGTTCTTCTGTGTAAAATAGTTCTATCTATCTGAAAAGGACATTGAAttcataacataacataacatctTGAATATCCCTGACCCTGACATCATATCTGCCTCTTCCTTTTTATTCTACACCAATTTATACCGCAGAAGTAATTATTCACATCCCATTTTGGGGGGTGTATATAGGGAATAGAGAAATAGTAAAAGACAAAGGAGAAAGTAAGAgatgtgaaaaaaaaatttaaaatgtgaaaaaaataaGTAGTAGTACACGagacgattttttttttctctaaggGCAAAGTGGGTATATATTAATGGAAAATGAGACGATTGAACCGATTATTTTATACACAATCATGCATGGAAATGTTTTACTTTgttgatatattatatatatttgataatttttgtaAGTCATATATCTTATTCTTATTGAGAATTTTGTGATGATTAAGTTTTGCTACATTATATCACTGATATCTTATTCAACTTGCCTGGTGTTGTGTTTCCGAGAAATAACATATGACATAAACTTTCATCAAGAAACGTAAAAACTAGTGCATAAGGAAATGCACGGATACTATTAATCATGAGGAATTATTTTATctagttttaattatttattttagcaaatatatatactatttttttcttttaatttctcaTAAAATTATTCTAAGTTTTTTAACTCGGTGAATATAcaacattttgatttttatatttgttattttatgttagaaaatgttttaatgtatattaatagaaatgtgtatattttgaaagattaaaagtataatatattaatgatgtaataaaaaataaaaaattaaaaaaattatacaaagattaaaataaataacaggTAAATTATAGAgatcaattttaatataattaatttttatataagaactaaaataaaataccgtatatttatttacaaagaagaaaatttataaaaaaaaaaaaaaatactaaaaaacaatatatttgggGGACAAAATGCATATATATTGAAACCTTTTTATATAAAGTCAATGCTACATCAAGAGACTGGCTAAGgaaattgagtttaattatGAAATCAGTCAAATCATGCAAATTCAATATCTACATCAGTCAAACTAAACCAGAATCATTGACTGTAAGACTTTTAAGGTGAAAGAGCAAAgaccaaaatcaaattttgattgcCAATTGATgagacatttatttatttatttatatatacatacatattttTTGACGGAAAAATATCAATTCGTATAAGAAGATTAATTAATCACTTGCATTTTGTGAAATttggtttgaaaaattaattattctatATCACTTGATCCCTGCAAATTAGTTTTCTACACACCTTGGATCAACCATGAATCAAATCAATCAAGCTACAAGATAGAACTCGTCCGACTTAATTAAaccaaaaattacaaaaatatacgAAATAATAAGATCCTTCAAAtgcataataatataaaaagttctAGAATATTGCAAGAATGTTAAAACAATTATGAAGTGATAGATCACTTGCAATAGTTATATAtcactactaaataaataaaaaattaaaattaacgaagaaaattaataatagaaaaatgaaaTTCCTCTCTAATTTCATTATGACAAAATTTGAGagaattttcataattttctttttaaaatttctgtcgttaatttatgttttttttttagtagtgTATATTAGTTTGAACATAAATTGCACCTGGTTAGATATATAGCTAGCTAAAGTCGAAGCTCCAAATCTAACTTCTCTTCTTGTTGATGTTTAAACAAGCCTATTCCTAACTCCAAAGTAATGTTTTGTTCATTATTCATGAAAACATTGTTCATCTTCACCTCTTTTTCATAGCCCTTCATTTCTTCAACACCTAAAGTAGTAGTACTCCTCCTTGAGCTCTTACTCATCATCATAATTTCACTTCTTTGAGGACTCAAAAGAGGAAGAGATAAAGAAGGTGTAGTGAGTCTTGGTTTCTTTTCATAAAAGGGATTATTAGGAGCTAATGAAGGTGAAGAAGATAAAGTGAGAAAAagtgaagatgaagaagatgaaggatGTGAACAATTCATCAAAAGATCATTAGATAAAGGAGAAGGTGATGAAAGAAGAAGAGAAGTAGTTGTAGTGTTGGTAGGGTTAggtttaatattgttattaggGCATTGATCAGAAATATTATtccatgatgatgatgatgaagatattAAGGATGATCTCAATCTTGCCCTATCTCTTCTATGAACATTCATATGTCCACCTAAAGCTTGAGCTGACCTAAACTCTCTTTTGCAAAAGCTACAAGAATAGTTTCTTGCTGGCCATGAAGTTCCCCATGAGTGCTCTTCAAAACCCAAGTTTTCATGATGACTAGTGTTTCTATTCACATAGTTTCCTTCCATCAAGCTTTTTCTTTatgtattataataataataataataaattgtcTTTTTCAAACCTTTTACCtgtagagagaaaataaattaaagagaaCCATACaatgttgaaaattttgacTTTGTACATTCAAGTAGAgtaatatgtaataattattttttcaccaaaaaaaaaatataaatgaatatatatttaacaaGACGTGTGGATCTCTTACAAATTCAGTGATGAAGGAGAGAGAGAAACTGATGGAAGAATAGCTTGATATTGAGAATGCATGAAAGTGAAGATTTTCATCAGGTGTACTTCATCTGCCACTACTGTATTTAGATATTGCTTAGCAAATTAAATGAAAGAAACTTTGTGAAAGTGGTCTTTCCCTTTTGCCTGATACTATGGAAATAAAGCTTTGGTAGATACCATTATACAAGAGTGACTTTggacaaaatatgaatatttgtGACTTCAAAAGAGAGTAGGTGCAACTCACACACTTAGACACATGCCAATTCacatcattatttatttaattaatttactatCACATTTCATCACTTACAACACTATATAAGTTTTAAGTTAGTTTTTGTAAGCTACTCTATAGAGTTTAATATGAAAAGAGgttaactatatatatttttttattataggaATTTAGTAAGCACTTACTTGAATTGTTTacccaaatatattttaaacgttttgtataagtgtttatgtataAATTATATCTATAATAGAAGAGTGAATATGTGATGAAatgaatatattttgatatagtCTAATGTGGATGAGTGTTTAAAAGTTACTAGAAACTTTAAGAACGATCAACGACACTATTTAAAAGTATATGTTAATGGATCTCTCATGTTTTTACAACTTAGACAATAACATAATTGTTGTCAATTTGtaaagttaaaatttgaagaacgcatttattttcttatttttatcaaattgacATTGATTGAGTAAGTGTTTCAACTATCAAAGACAAATAGaactattaattatattttttttaaagtatcaTCAATCGTCATTAGTGTTTCAAACAACTTTGAAATACTGATCTACAGTGAACCGTCTATAAAAATGACGCATTGTAGTATCAACCtattttaataacaaattttaGAGAGTCAAGTtaaataagttgaaaacaacttatagacatttgttttattttggcTTGATTACAATTTGAGTCAATCTATTTTCACCAATTTATagaatttgtttatttatttgaaaagtcAATAGTTGTAGtccattaattatatttttgaactaaaaaataacagAAGTAACATTCAATTTTACGATATAGAACCGTTtatatgtattaattaaatagcaaaaataaataatttctaaaattaaaattgaattttttataaaattttattctgaTTATATGTCattgtataatatattatattatctaaaacatatcaaatcattaatttttagataaaaaactAAAGTAAACACCACAactatgaaatatttaaatatgaaggtggattttgtaaattaataaaaataaaataattaaaattgtaatcaaactttatattttttataaataaaatatactaaagTGATAGTACAAGAGGTGATATAAACCTGTTATAATGAACGTGTTACAAAAGTCTTAAATACTTCATAGGGTTCACTAACCAATCTTATTGAGATGAAGACTATTACCTCCTCTTATCATTAACCAACCTCGGGAGGTTATTGAGCTCCGATTTATGAAAACCCCGGCCAGGTATTGCATACACCCAATTGATATCCATCCATgtcgatttttttttatcactcagctcaaattaaatattttttgaaataaaaaaaaaaacagaaaaagaaattaaaaaaaaaaaatttgtctttGTTCTCTCTCGCCTGCCTCACCGCCGCCGTTTCTCTCATCGACGTCGCCACCTCTTCCGTTGACTATCGTCTCTCTCTCTCACTAGCACTTCACTCTCTCCCTCGCCATCTCTCTCAAACTTGAGATCTGATGACGGCGACGGAAACGGGGACAACTGGGAGGGTGTGGTGGCAAGGTAAGGCAGCAAGCAAGAAGATCAAATGTGTGATTTATTCCAACTATTAGGTGATTCTATCTCACCTAGTAGATATATGGAGATGTGATAGGGACTCAAGAGCCATCAACTCTGATTATTCTCTTGTATCTGCTCAACTTCTGCCAGCTTAGCTCTGTCTGAAGTGGATTCATTGGGTTTGGGGCGAGTGTGGAGAAATTATGCCCCTTCTCTATGCAATTGCTATTGAATAGGCTACCAACCCATGCAAATTTGTATAAGTATAGAACGATTGGAGACTGAAATATACTTGTTTGCcacttttcatttttaatgaTATGAAGTGGGTGTTTAGGTGGTTAGGTTTGATAATTTCCATGCAGAAGATCTATTCCTTCTATTCCTAATCTTCACATCCTTTGGGAGTGGTAATTTAGGTAATAAAAGGTTGACCTTTATCTGACATTATGTTATATAGCCAATTtggaatttgaaaaaatgatgTATTATCTCAAATAAAGATGGAGATGCAATATATTTTGTAGATCTCATAAAGGTACAATAATCGTGGAAGTGATTCTTCAATAGCGGTAAGGGTCATTGTCTGTTTTACGAGTGCAACCCTCTTGATTGTTTGCTTCGACTGTAATCCTATGTGAGTGATGTGATTATTCATGGACATTTGTATTCGGGTTAGAGTTCTGTTTGTGCTCCAATTGTCACAGATGATGCCACTTGGCACTCCAGCTTTGCATAGCTGGCAGATTGCGATTACTAGGTCGTGATGAAGCATGTCAATTGAGGTATCTTTGCAAAAAGCCATATTTTAGAATGTCCTTTTAACTTAATATTTCATAATCCTTTTAACttattattcattattaaatGAAAAGTGAAAGTTTGGCAGGTGGTATAccttgaaaaaacaaaatatactaGTTATGATCGAAGCACTGCCCTTCTTGAGAACTTATCATCAATGTTTTACTATGTAATGTCAAACATGTAACGTCCATATGAATGAAAAGCCTGCCTGTCATAAATCCATGGACAAGAATCAATTCAATGGCCGAAATTGTGTAAATAGAAATGATATCTTCATCTAGATGAAGCGCCACGCAGATGGCATTACAACACGAGGGGGAAAATCTATAAAAATGTTATATACAAAATTGTCACTATAAGACATATAGTGTCATTGGACATCTAACAAGATTTTTACTAAGACGCGATGACAAGGTGATGAAACACTGATCAACATGTTTATCATTGATTGACTCTTATTGCTATCTCTACCTGACTGATCTACAGAATCCTGAGATGAACCGCATATCTACAAATTTGTACGTATGGTATGTAACAGAAGGAGTGAACGTGCCTATCCAATGCTGCCTCCATCCCTTTCTCTGTCTTTCTTCCTTGTTTCCTCAGAGACTAgaggaaatgaaaatttaagCCAGATTGAAGAAACACAAGTTTTACTAGAAGAAATCATCAAACGAACCTTCTTTTTCACTTTCAGATCCTGAAAAAGCAACCATAAACATAAGGAAAAATGATATTGCGTTACACATCTTAGTTTTGTTTTTCTGTGGATAACAGAAGGGAAATTTAAGCAAGAATATAAGATAGTTAATCCAAAATACAAGCTACGGTCttacttttatcttttatgGGCAATCACATCATCACAGATGCATATAATGGTACTCTTATACTAAGCaattaaatcatatattcaCTACCTTATCTGTGATTTACCATAGTAAATCCCAGACCAAATGCTGCCAAGGTCTTAAAAGAGTActtttattcttattcaaaaacCTCCATTTTAATACACGTGACAGGATTGGATCTTTATATAAGTCTCCTTTACTCCTCTGACAATTTATCTTCTCCTCAAGCAGTAAACAAGTTCAAGAAGATAACAAGCACATTGAGATTTGTCAAGAAAGTTGGACTGACCTGATCCTTCCACTGCAGTGACATCCTGAACTACTAGTTGAAAAGATTTTGGCTTGGTAGAAGAGCATTCTTCTGGATTTGAAACGGGCGCTGGAAATGTGAAATCAGAGTCTGTAGATGAAGTATCAGAGTTACTGGAAGCAACATCAACTCTAGCAATAGGTCGAAAAGTTGAACTCAATCTTGATGAAGTACTTAAGATCGTCTTCAGCTCGGCAACTTGAGTTGACATGGAAGATATCATCCTGATACACACTAATTCAGATCTAGCATTAATCAAATAGCATTTAGTTTTATAAGTCATAATTTACATCATGGTAGTGTCGGTAAAAGGCCAACaaagtaaaaaaacaaaaattcattgATGCTGTCATGACAGTTAAACTCAAAATAATTATGTCCCCCTCATATATTATATAACTCTGAAcctattttttttgttcaaaggATGTTTTTGAATACGACTTGCCTTGACTCTTACACTATAGTATAATTAACACTCTATCCAACAAATACTAAAAATGTACAATTAGTTATATAACTTCCAGCAAACGCTAGGTTATGGAAGCAGATCTTCTGTTAGTAAAATTATCTCACTTCCTCATAACGCTTAGGTAAATAACTACGCTGACTCTAAATCTTCCAAAGGAACTCCAAAGCTATCTTACTAACAAAGTAAATAACCTTTAATTGGTTATTGCCTTCATTTACTGTATTCCAATTTTATAGGTACTCTTACAATAGAATTGTTTATACATCATAGGATATCAGATAATTTTATTGAAGTTCAATTCTTTTATAGCTTTGATAGGTCAGTAACAAGTGAATTGATAATACGTACAACAACAAGCAACGCTTTTTCTCACTAGGTGGGGTCAAATACATGGATAATACGATATCATAGTATCCTATTATGAGTTATGTTTACTGACAAGGCATTAGATAGTGTTGTATGTCGCTAATGCTTAAATACTGGTTATGACTCTTGAAAGACTAATTATGATCCTTTTAGCaaattcatttctttttatatttgttcATTGCAAGTTCTATATTCAGTTGAAAGATAATAAATATCTTACTTAGTCAAAGTATATGGAGTGGGAAAAAACATATgtgcacacacacacacagtTATTATGGGCCCATCCCACTCCTTCTGCTATGCTATCCATTTTTTGTCAGTGTCATCATTTTATGATTTAACCAGCATTGATGGATCTTGGGattggaaaataaaaattgcaagATTACATGAATCCTCAAggaaataatactaatactaccTGTTCAATGAGTCCTGAAGCTGATATACCCTTTTTTCAGTTTCGGCTAACTTTTTGCGTAACTCTTCGCTAGATCCTTGAGCTTCTACATATTTCCTTTCATACTCAtcagttttttgtttttctttctgcAACATGACCTGTGCAATGCAACATCAGATAGCACTTGGTCAGCGTGAATTGTATAGCTAAAACCATATGCTAAACCTGTTATGCATATAGGTATGACATTACATATAACTATAAGTGACCATGTGATTATGTAAATGATGCTTTGAATAACACCTTTCCTCGTTGATTCAATTCTATGAAGAGTACTTTTCACGTTTATAGGTCTAGGTCTTACATCACACGTTCGTTGACTATTTAACTACAATCATGTACACTAATTATCAAGTACAAGTACATCAGTTCTAGGGATCTACTCTGCATTTACAGATCATTTGCATGCATTTCACCTTTTTAACTTACCGTTAACTTTGTTTTACCTTtaacatcaaacaaaatatttatcaatttcatCTTGCATTTATGATAAGAATTCTAcaacaaaaagaatattattGTACTTTACTTCTTTATATAGATAATTTTCATGTAATTCAATAACAGTTGATATTTTAGACAGAAACACTGTGAATTCACTATTTTAAGAATAtctaaagtttaaaaaaatggaaagaatAATGACGTAGAAGTATAGAACTAAATATTCCCTTAAATTTCAAAGGGTTGACACAGTTATTGAAACTATAGAGATTTAGGTCGAGAAGGgggaaatgataaaaaaaatccaagtgataaaatatattaataatttatgatattataatGCATAATGTTGTGTTACAAAAGACATTAAGGCAAAACACTAACAcatatctataataataattg
The genomic region above belongs to Cicer arietinum cultivar CDC Frontier isolate Library 1 chromosome 4, Cicar.CDCFrontier_v2.0, whole genome shotgun sequence and contains:
- the LOC101504788 gene encoding uncharacterized protein, translating into MEGNYVNRNTSHHENLGFEEHSWGTSWPARNYSCSFCKREFRSAQALGGHMNVHRRDRARLRSSLISSSSSSWNNISDQCPNNNIKPNPTNTTTTSLLLSSPSPLSNDLLMNCSHPSSSSSSLFLTLSSSPSLAPNNPFYEKKPRLTTPSLSLPLLSPQRSEIMMMSKSSRRSTTTLGVEEMKGYEKEVKMNNVFMNNEQNITLELGIGLFKHQQEEKLDLELRL